The DNA window GATCAAACTTAGTGAGGCAGCTGATTGCAAAAATGATATATTCCGGAAAACCTTCAGTTCTTAGATAATCCAGACTGAATTCAAGAGGATGATCTTCCACCACATCGTGGAGGACGCCTACTATCTTTTCATCCATTGTTTTACCGTATTCCATGACACGCATCACATGAGCAATGTAGGGTGCATGGTATTTATCGGTTTGTCCTTTATGTGCCTTGTCGGCAATTTTTATAGCTTTATTGAGTAATTCTTCTTTTGTCATTTTCTATGAAAATAGAGTACAAAAATAAAAAATGCCCTAAAAATATAAGACATTTTTTTTCAAATTATTTCAGATTTATTTACAGATTCGATTCGTCCTCTACAGATGCATTAGGAGCATTGTTTTTGACGGATTCTATCCCGTTTTCCATGCCGTTATCCGATTCATACATCTGGCTGGTGCCTATGATCTGGCCATTTCCTGCCTTAAGGTTAAAATAACATCTGCCATCTTTGGCTGTGTTTCTTTCGAACTTTGCATCATCCTGAGAATTGGTTTTCACAGAGCTAATTCCGTTTTCACAGGAAGATTTTGAATTGTATCCCTGGCTGGTTAAAATGACCTGGCCGTTTCCTGCTTTAAGATTAAACTGATGGTCACCATTTGTTCTTTTTGAAATAATAAATTTTCCCATAGTAATTGTTTTAAGATTATTGTTTTGTAATTATTGGTATTTAAAAAAGATTTACATTTTTCTATTCATTAAAATGAAAAAATATACAGGTAGGAGGGACTGATTATTTTTTCATATGTGTTTCTATTTTAAATAAAATTAATAATTTTTTTTGAATATTCATCATTCAAAAACGAGTCAACAATATGAATATCATCATATTGCCGGGTGTCAATAAAAAAGCGTCTCAATAATGAGACGCCTGATTCAATTTTATGTTATAAAAGACTAATAAGTTCCTTTTTCAATATAATGAGCTGCAACTTTTTCCGTTAATGCCACTACATTTGGATGATTCGTATATTTTGTGAATCTTCTTAATCCTGAAAGCATCATTCTCTGCTCATCTCCTTCAGCGAAAGAAATGATTCCTTCCTTAGCGGCAACAGTGATTTTCTCTACTGCTTTGTAAAGGTTCAACTGTGCCATTGCTGCTTCCACAGAATCAGGAGAGAAATGTTTCTCAGCTCTTAATATAGCAGATTCTGCCATATAGATCTGGTTAAGGATTTCAGAAGCATTCAATAATAAATGCTGTTGTTTTTCAATATCCATCATGTATTTCTGAAGAGCAGCTCCGGAAACCATAAGGAATACTTTCTTAAGATTTGCGATAATAGCTTTTTCTTCACTCATAAATTCTGAATAATCGGGAACTTCAAATGAAGGAATACCCATCAATTCTTTGCTGATTGCCATTGCAGGAGATAAAAGATCCAATTCACCTTTCATAGCTCTCTTGATCAGCATTCCTACAGCTAATAATCTGTTGATTTCGTTAGTTCCTTCATAAATTCTTGAAATTCTTGAATCTCTCCATGCAGCTTCCATCGGAGTATCTTCAGAGAATCCCATACCACCGTAAACCTGGATTCCTTCATCAGCAGTGTGCTGTGCAAGATCAGAAACGAATACTTTTAGGATTGAACATTCCACAGCGAATTCCTCAACACCTTTCAGTTCTGCTTCCTGATGGCTTAATCCACCAGCTACTAATTCATTGATTTTATCTTCAACATTTTTTGCCGCTCTGTAAGATCCTGCTTCACTTACGAAAACTCCGGTTGCCATTTCTGCTAACTTCTTTCTGATTGCTCCGAAAGTTGCGATAGAAACTCCAAACTGTTTTCTTTCGTTAGAATACTGAATAGAGTGGTTTAAGATTCTTCTTTGAGCATCTAAGCAAGCAGCTGCTAATTTAATACGGCCAACGTTCAACGCATTTAAGGCGATTTTAAAACCGTTATTTCTTTCACCCAAAAGATTTTCTACAGGAATCTTCATATCATTGAAGAATACCTGACGTGTAGAAGAGGCACGAATACCTAATTTGTGCTCTTCTTCTCCGAAAGTTAAGCTTCCAGGATTTTCAAGCTCAGAACGGTTGATTACAAAACCTGTGATATTTTTATCATCATCAATTTTAGCGAATAAAGTGAATGTATCTGCAAATCCTGCATTGGAGATCCACATTTTCTGACCATTAATGATATAATGTTTTCCGTCTTCGGAAAGTTTGGCTTTTGTTTTTCCTGAGTTGGCATCAGAACCTGCATCCGGCTCAGTTAGGCAATACGCACCAAATTTTGTACCTGTTGCCAGGTCCGGAAGATATTTTTTCTTTTGCTCTTCAGTTCCATAAAGAACGATAGGAAGGGTACCGATTCCAGTGTGCGCTCCATAAGCAGTTGCCAATGAACCTGTAGTTCCTGAAATATAATCACAAGCAAGCATTGTTGTTACGAAGCCCATTCCAAGACCACCGTATTCTTCTGGTACAGCGATTCCCAGCATTCCCATGTCACCAAGCTTACGCATGGTTTCTTCAGTGAATGCATAATCTTTCTTTTCAAAACGTTCTCTTTGAGGAACTACCTCTCTGTCAATAAATTCTTTTGCTGAATCACGAAGCATTTTTTGCTCTTCGTTCAATTCTTCAATACTGAAAATTTCGTTTGCAGGAATTTGTTTGATTAGGAATTCCCCGCCTTTTAATGTAGCCATATATTATTTTATTTTTTAATTTTTTTTGAGACTGTTCAGATAATAGACGGATAGATGATAGATGTTGAACATTGTCTATTATCTATCTGTCTATTATCTCTTCATCTCTTTTTTTATAGTAGTTCAAAAATACTCGCAGCTCCCTGTCCTGTTCCTACACACATAGAAACCATTCCGTATTTATTACCACGTTTTCTCATTTCATCAAGTAACTGAACAGTTAGTTTTGTCCCTGTACATCCAAGCGGGTGACCTAATGCAATAGCTCCTCCGTTTACGTTTAAGATGTCAGGATTTAAACCTAATTCTTTTTTGATAGCAACTGATTGAGAAGCAAAAGCTTCATTTAATTCAATTAATTCAATGTCTTTTAATTCTAAACCTGCTTGTTTAAGCGCTTTTGGAATAGCATACACTGGACCCATTCCCATGATTCTTGGTTCAAGTCCGGCTGCTGCATAAGCAACTAATCGTGCTTCCGGCTGCAATCCTAATTCTTTTACCATTTCCTCACTCATTACCATTACAAAAGCAGCTCCGTCACTCATCTGAGATGAATTTCCGGCAGTTACGCTCCCTCCGTTGGCAAATACAGGTCTAAGTTTCGCAAGTCCTGCTAAAGAAGTATCAGCTCTTGGCCCTTCATCTACAGAGAAATCAAACTTTTTAGTTTGCATCTTTTGATTTTCGTCAAGGAAGTTATATTCTACAGGAATGGGAACAATCTGATTGGCAAATTTACCTTCCTGATTAGCTTTTAACGCTTTCATATGGGATTCAAAAGCAAACTGATCCTGTTCTTCTCTTGTAATATTATATTGTTTGGCTACCTCTTCTGCAGTGTAACCCATTCCCCAGTAATAATCGGGGTTTGTTTTTGCAATATCAGTTTCCGGAACAGGCTTATAACCTCCCATCGGAATGTAAGACATTGATTCTGTACCACCGGCAATAATACAATCTGCCATTCCAGCCTGGATTTTTGCTGAAGCAATAGCGATGGCCTCACTTCCTGAAGCACAGTATCTGTTGACTGTTACTCCCGGAACTTTATCTGTATTTAAACCCATCAGGGAAATTAAACGAGCTACGTTTAATCCTTGCTCAGCCTCAGGCATTGCATTTCCTACGATAAGGTCATCAATTCTGTTTT is part of the Chryseobacterium lactis genome and encodes:
- a CDS encoding phosphohydrolase, whose protein sequence is MTKEELLNKAIKIADKAHKGQTDKYHAPYIAHVMRVMEYGKTMDEKIVGVLHDVVEDHPLEFSLDYLRTEGFPEYIIFAISCLTKFDPEEDYDEFVKRTERSPLAVAVKLNDLRDNMDLRRVNRELTPKDIKRFNKYLKAYRYLIEKY
- a CDS encoding YegP family protein, which gives rise to MGKFIISKRTNGDHQFNLKAGNGQVILTSQGYNSKSSCENGISSVKTNSQDDAKFERNTAKDGRCYFNLKAGNGQIIGTSQMYESDNGMENGIESVKNNAPNASVEDESNL
- a CDS encoding acyl-CoA dehydrogenase family protein — protein: MATLKGGEFLIKQIPANEIFSIEELNEEQKMLRDSAKEFIDREVVPQRERFEKKDYAFTEETMRKLGDMGMLGIAVPEEYGGLGMGFVTTMLACDYISGTTGSLATAYGAHTGIGTLPIVLYGTEEQKKKYLPDLATGTKFGAYCLTEPDAGSDANSGKTKAKLSEDGKHYIINGQKMWISNAGFADTFTLFAKIDDDKNITGFVINRSELENPGSLTFGEEEHKLGIRASSTRQVFFNDMKIPVENLLGERNNGFKIALNALNVGRIKLAAACLDAQRRILNHSIQYSNERKQFGVSIATFGAIRKKLAEMATGVFVSEAGSYRAAKNVEDKINELVAGGLSHQEAELKGVEEFAVECSILKVFVSDLAQHTADEGIQVYGGMGFSEDTPMEAAWRDSRISRIYEGTNEINRLLAVGMLIKRAMKGELDLLSPAMAISKELMGIPSFEVPDYSEFMSEEKAIIANLKKVFLMVSGAALQKYMMDIEKQQHLLLNASEILNQIYMAESAILRAEKHFSPDSVEAAMAQLNLYKAVEKITVAAKEGIISFAEGDEQRMMLSGLRRFTKYTNHPNVVALTEKVAAHYIEKGTY
- a CDS encoding thiolase family protein, encoding MKTAYIVKGFRSAVGKAPKGSLRFTRPDVMAATVIEKLMAELPQLDKNRIDDLIVGNAMPEAEQGLNVARLISLMGLNTDKVPGVTVNRYCASGSEAIAIASAKIQAGMADCIIAGGTESMSYIPMGGYKPVPETDIAKTNPDYYWGMGYTAEEVAKQYNITREEQDQFAFESHMKALKANQEGKFANQIVPIPVEYNFLDENQKMQTKKFDFSVDEGPRADTSLAGLAKLRPVFANGGSVTAGNSSQMSDGAAFVMVMSEEMVKELGLQPEARLVAYAAAGLEPRIMGMGPVYAIPKALKQAGLELKDIELIELNEAFASQSVAIKKELGLNPDILNVNGGAIALGHPLGCTGTKLTVQLLDEMRKRGNKYGMVSMCVGTGQGAASIFELL